In the Rhodospirillaceae bacterium genome, one interval contains:
- the lptF gene encoding LPS export ABC transporter permease LptF, translating to MTGLTRYILRHLVIGTLIVTGVLVYILWLTQSLGFIELIINKGLSIGTWLEMTLLLLPNVVVIILPIALFLVVLFIYNKMTLDRELVVAQAAGISQWGLAKPAAIMAVLATIVGYALTLHYGPMSMRAFKEIQWTARSDMSQVMLREGTFNQVGKGLTVYVRERGPTGELLGILVHDQRDNDTSITLMAEDGAVISGPNGPRVKLTKGSRQEVTPGRGDISLLYFDNYTVDLGLIETTGDSRFTDNRERTITELFTLSEEDGIKPRNVRRLRVEGHQRLTNPLFNLSLTAIALAFILTGTFNRQGQVKRISVAIICVVLVEAANLSAASLAAKNLLFVPLLYIVALVPLMIGVLVLAPHRLRALLPFSLRPHPGSV from the coding sequence ATGACCGGCTTAACCCGCTATATCCTGCGTCACCTCGTTATTGGCACCCTGATCGTCACTGGCGTGCTGGTTTATATTTTGTGGCTGACCCAGTCGCTCGGCTTTATTGAATTGATCATCAACAAAGGACTCTCGATCGGCACGTGGCTGGAGATGACCCTGTTGCTGCTGCCCAATGTCGTCGTCATCATCCTGCCCATCGCGTTATTTCTCGTGGTGCTGTTTATCTACAATAAGATGACCCTGGACCGCGAATTGGTCGTCGCTCAAGCGGCCGGGATCAGCCAATGGGGATTGGCCAAACCTGCTGCCATTATGGCCGTTCTTGCCACGATTGTTGGATACGCCCTCACCTTGCACTATGGCCCCATGTCGATGCGCGCCTTCAAAGAGATTCAATGGACAGCGCGCAGCGATATGTCTCAAGTCATGTTGCGCGAAGGCACGTTCAATCAGGTGGGCAAAGGATTGACGGTGTATGTGCGCGAGCGCGGCCCCACCGGAGAACTACTGGGCATCCTGGTTCACGATCAACGGGACAACGACACCAGCATCACCCTCATGGCCGAAGATGGTGCCGTCATCTCAGGACCGAACGGCCCTCGTGTCAAACTGACCAAGGGCAGTCGCCAGGAAGTCACACCCGGTCGCGGCGATATTTCTCTCCTGTACTTTGACAATTACACGGTCGACTTGGGCCTGATTGAAACCACAGGCGATTCACGCTTTACCGACAACCGCGAACGCACAATCACAGAGCTGTTCACGCTTAGCGAAGAGGATGGCATCAAGCCACGTAATGTCCGGCGTCTCAGGGTCGAAGGCCACCAGCGCCTGACCAATCCGCTGTTCAATCTGTCCCTGACCGCGATTGCCCTGGCGTTCATCTTAACCGGCACCTTTAATCGCCAGGGCCAGGTTAAGCGAATCAGTGTTGCGATTATCTGCGTGGTGCTCGTTGAAGCTGCAAACCTCAGCGCCGCGAGCCTGGCCGCAAAAAACCTTTTGTTCGTACCTTTATTGTATATCGTGGCTTTGGTGCCCCTGATGATTGGCGTTCTTGTTCTCGCACCACATCGTTTACGCGCTTTGTTGCCCTTTTCATTGCGTCCACACCCTGGTTCCGTCTAA
- a CDS encoding OmpA family protein: MSSTRTLMATTAMIASLAFGGALFGGQAMAIEEGPYVAGGIGLHKPRTNDVTIGGTATEVDIKNGIVGLGAVGWKWAEGFRTEFELGYRDANVDTVGPFAASGSQDTITTMGNLLFDIDTGTDLTVSIGAGVGLAWTGWETVSTSATAPAFFDGNERDFAYQGIVGASFPITERLDFTLDYRYLNSTGLDYSAVPAGLTALDHDNRSHNIVVGLRFALWEPKPEPTPVAQPAPPPPAPAPAPAPMPEPKGPEKFIVFFDFDKSNLTGIAANIVNDAAAYASREGSARITATGHADRAGSTAYNLGLSERRAQAVKAELVRRGIPENEIVILWKGESENLVPTNDGVREPQNRRVEIIID, from the coding sequence ATGTCTTCTACCCGTACGTTGATGGCCACCACAGCCATGATCGCCAGTCTCGCCTTTGGCGGCGCTTTGTTTGGCGGCCAGGCCATGGCAATTGAAGAAGGACCATACGTCGCAGGCGGTATTGGGCTCCACAAGCCACGCACCAACGACGTAACCATCGGTGGAACAGCAACCGAAGTTGATATCAAAAACGGTATCGTCGGTCTTGGTGCCGTCGGCTGGAAATGGGCCGAAGGCTTCAGAACAGAATTTGAGCTGGGTTATCGCGACGCCAATGTCGATACCGTTGGTCCGTTTGCCGCAAGTGGCAGCCAGGATACGATCACCACAATGGGCAATCTGTTGTTTGATATCGATACTGGCACAGATCTCACGGTTTCCATCGGCGCAGGCGTTGGCCTTGCCTGGACCGGGTGGGAAACAGTTTCAACATCAGCAACAGCCCCTGCCTTTTTCGATGGCAATGAGCGCGACTTTGCTTACCAGGGCATCGTCGGTGCATCTTTCCCGATCACAGAGCGTCTCGACTTCACTCTCGATTATCGCTACCTGAACTCGACCGGCCTGGACTACAGCGCAGTCCCCGCTGGCCTCACCGCTCTGGATCATGACAACCGCAGCCATAACATTGTTGTTGGTCTGCGTTTTGCGTTATGGGAACCAAAGCCTGAGCCGACACCGGTTGCACAACCCGCTCCGCCACCACCGGCCCCAGCGCCAGCGCCAGCCCCGATGCCTGAGCCCAAGGGTCCAGAAAAGTTCATCGTGTTCTTTGACTTTGATAAATCCAACCTGACCGGCATTGCCGCGAACATCGTCAACGATGCCGCAGCCTATGCCTCACGTGAGGGCTCTGCCCGCATCACCGCAACCGGCCACGCGGACCGTGCAGGTTCAACCGCCTACAACTTAGGATTGTCAGAACGTCGCGCTCAGGCTGTGAAAGCAGAACTGGTGCGCCGGGGTATTCCGGAAAATGAAATCGTCATCCTGTGGAAAGGTGAATCAGAAAACCTGGTCCCCACCAACGATGGTGTGCGCGAACCGCAAAACCGCCGCGTTGAAATCATCATCGACTAA
- a CDS encoding FAD-binding oxidoreductase, translating into MPLDQTFLDQIAAIVGPSGCLTSDSDIAPYLEEERGLFQGATSLVVRPGSTDEVAAVVKVCAEAGIGIVPQGGNTGLCGGGVPAESGAEIVLALGRMNKIRDIDPTNFTMTVEAGCILAEIQNQADDVDCLFPLSLGAEGSCQIGGNLATNAGGINVLRYGNTRDLVLGLEVVLPDGRIWHGLRALGKDNTGYALKHLFVGSEGSLGIITAAVLKLFPKPKETETALCALSTLDDVTSLLNRARALSGDAVTAFELVPRIGLEFCAKHIDGISDPLSEPHDWYTLIEFSTSRPNSNVRAAFEGFLEAAFEDGIIVDAVIAESQAQAENLWRMRESLPEAQKHEGGSIKHDVSVPVSRVPEFISRGMAAVLKTYPGARPCPFGHVGDGNVHFNVSQPLDMDKDAYLAEWEAMNRIVHDLVVEMNGSISAEHGIGRLKVGEMEHYKDPVELDLMKTLKAALDPKRTMNPGKVVN; encoded by the coding sequence GTGCCCCTTGATCAAACCTTTCTCGACCAAATCGCCGCCATCGTCGGCCCCAGTGGTTGCCTCACTTCTGACTCCGACATCGCACCGTATCTAGAAGAAGAGCGGGGTCTGTTTCAGGGCGCAACCAGCTTGGTCGTGCGCCCCGGCTCAACGGACGAAGTTGCCGCCGTGGTGAAAGTGTGTGCCGAGGCCGGCATCGGCATCGTCCCGCAGGGTGGCAACACAGGATTGTGCGGCGGCGGTGTGCCTGCCGAAAGCGGCGCAGAAATTGTCCTCGCACTGGGCCGCATGAATAAGATCCGCGACATCGACCCCACCAACTTCACCATGACCGTCGAAGCGGGCTGTATTCTGGCCGAGATACAAAACCAGGCCGACGACGTCGACTGTCTGTTCCCCCTCAGCCTGGGCGCGGAAGGCAGCTGTCAGATCGGCGGCAATCTGGCGACCAACGCTGGCGGTATTAACGTGCTGCGCTACGGCAATACCCGCGATTTGGTCCTGGGTTTGGAAGTGGTGCTGCCCGACGGTCGCATCTGGCATGGCCTGCGCGCGCTGGGCAAAGACAACACCGGTTACGCCCTGAAGCATCTGTTTGTCGGCTCTGAGGGGTCATTGGGTATTATCACCGCCGCCGTTCTAAAGCTTTTTCCGAAGCCAAAAGAAACCGAAACTGCCCTCTGTGCCCTCAGCACTTTGGACGACGTGACCAGCTTGCTCAATCGCGCCCGCGCCTTGTCGGGCGATGCCGTGACCGCCTTTGAACTGGTGCCACGTATCGGCCTGGAATTTTGCGCCAAGCATATCGACGGCATTTCCGATCCTCTGAGCGAACCCCATGACTGGTATACCTTGATCGAGTTCTCCACCTCGCGGCCCAATTCTAATGTGCGCGCGGCCTTTGAAGGGTTTTTGGAAGCCGCCTTTGAAGATGGCATTATTGTCGATGCGGTCATTGCTGAAAGTCAGGCCCAGGCCGAAAATCTCTGGCGCATGCGAGAATCCTTACCCGAAGCGCAAAAGCACGAAGGCGGCAGCATCAAGCACGATGTCTCCGTGCCCGTATCGCGCGTGCCGGAGTTCATTTCACGGGGCATGGCTGCGGTGCTAAAAACTTATCCTGGGGCGCGGCCTTGCCCGTTTGGTCATGTCGGCGACGGCAATGTGCATTTTAACGTCTCGCAACCCCTGGACATGGACAAAGACGCCTATCTGGCAGAATGGGAGGCCATGAACCGCATTGTTCACGACCTGGTGGTTGAGATGAATGGCTCGATTTCAGCCGAACACGGCATCGGTCGCCTCAAGGTCGGTGAGATGGAGCACTATAAGGACCCGGTTGAGCTGGATTTAATGAAAACCCTTAAAGCGGCGCTGGACCCCAAACGCACCATGAACCCGGGCAAGGTGGTCAACTAA
- a CDS encoding L-threonylcarbamoyladenylate synthase, producing MTMHAANADSIAAAAQHLRAGKLVAFPTETVYGLGADATNDAAIAKIYALKKRPVFNPLIVHIAAFDWLGTLATTDDRAVILAKAFWPGPLTLVLPRSKTCAASKLVSPNLKTIAVRQPNHPIATHLLNAVERPLAAPSANLSGHVSPTLAAHVEADFGAALDIILDGGPCQTGLESTVLDLSTATARLLRPGAISAAEITAHIGPIGPSAQMTTAEDLKSPGQLEKHYAPSVPVRLEADAAEAGEALIGFGSTANADINLSAAGDLTEAAANLFHALRNLDDPTRFSGIAVAPIPKAGIGIAINDRLRRAALGR from the coding sequence ATGACAATGCATGCGGCAAATGCCGACAGCATCGCCGCCGCCGCACAGCACCTCCGTGCTGGCAAGCTCGTCGCCTTCCCAACGGAAACCGTTTACGGCCTTGGGGCAGATGCGACCAACGACGCCGCCATCGCAAAAATTTACGCGCTGAAGAAACGCCCGGTCTTTAATCCCCTGATCGTTCACATCGCGGCATTTGATTGGCTGGGCACGCTCGCCACAACCGATGACCGCGCCGTTATTTTGGCGAAAGCCTTTTGGCCCGGCCCGCTGACTCTGGTGTTGCCGCGCTCAAAGACCTGCGCAGCCTCAAAACTCGTCAGCCCCAACCTCAAGACCATCGCCGTGCGGCAACCCAACCATCCCATCGCGACGCACTTGCTGAACGCCGTTGAACGACCATTGGCCGCACCAAGTGCAAATCTCTCCGGCCATGTCAGCCCGACGCTCGCCGCACATGTAGAGGCCGATTTCGGCGCAGCCTTAGACATCATCCTCGATGGCGGCCCGTGCCAAACGGGCCTGGAATCAACCGTACTTGATCTCTCCACAGCCACAGCGCGTCTGCTCAGACCGGGGGCCATCAGCGCCGCAGAGATCACCGCGCACATCGGCCCCATCGGCCCCTCCGCTCAAATGACCACAGCTGAGGATCTAAAATCGCCTGGCCAGTTGGAAAAACATTACGCCCCAAGCGTTCCGGTGCGTCTTGAGGCAGACGCCGCCGAGGCCGGTGAAGCGCTCATCGGATTTGGCAGCACCGCCAACGCTGACATCAACCTCAGCGCCGCGGGCGATTTGACCGAAGCCGCCGCAAACCTCTTTCACGCCCTGCGCAACCTGGATGACCCTACGCGCTTTTCCGGCATTGCCGTTGCCCCTATCCCAAAGGCAGGCATTGGTATTGCGATCAACGATCGCTTGCGGCGAGCCGCCCTTGGCCGCTAA
- the cysQ gene encoding 3'(2'),5'-bisphosphate nucleotidase CysQ, with amino-acid sequence MTSLTLKDLESYADQLEPTVLEAGRAIMAVYETDFDVDTKEDNSPVTAADEASEAIILRDLARIAPEIPVVAEEQCAAEGFPEFEGTTFWCVDAMDGTKEFIKRRGDFTVNIGLLVEGVPALGLVYAPVHKTLYRGAICPHTGKRSAFVVRDGQRSVLAVRDIPSDGLTVVGSASHQVKDAMDDYLAGQDVKEMIAVGSSLKFCLVAEGKADVYPRFGPTCEWDIAAGHAVLRAAGGSVKTFDGDDLPYKKEAANYLNGTFLAASTP; translated from the coding sequence GTGACTTCTCTTACGCTTAAAGATTTAGAATCCTACGCCGACCAGCTTGAGCCCACCGTTCTTGAAGCCGGTCGTGCCATCATGGCGGTTTACGAAACCGACTTCGACGTCGACACTAAAGAGGATAACTCGCCGGTGACCGCTGCCGATGAAGCGTCGGAAGCCATCATACTGCGTGACCTCGCCCGCATCGCACCCGAGATCCCTGTGGTCGCCGAAGAGCAATGTGCCGCAGAGGGGTTTCCAGAGTTTGAAGGCACCACGTTTTGGTGTGTCGATGCGATGGACGGCACCAAGGAATTCATCAAACGCCGCGGCGACTTTACGGTTAATATTGGCCTTCTTGTTGAGGGTGTTCCCGCGTTGGGCTTGGTTTATGCCCCGGTGCACAAAACCCTGTATCGTGGCGCAATCTGTCCGCATACAGGAAAACGAAGTGCCTTCGTTGTGCGGGACGGTCAACGCTCTGTTCTGGCCGTTCGTGACATTCCAAGCGATGGTCTGACGGTTGTCGGCAGCGCCTCTCATCAAGTTAAAGATGCCATGGACGACTATCTCGCCGGGCAGGATGTGAAAGAAATGATCGCGGTCGGCTCCTCCTTGAAATTCTGTTTGGTCGCAGAGGGCAAGGCCGATGTGTACCCGCGCTTTGGCCCCACCTGCGAGTGGGACATTGCCGCCGGCCACGCGGTTTTGCGGGCCGCCGGAGGCAGCGTGAAAACATTTGACGGTGACGACCTCCCATACAAAAAAGAAGCGGCGAATTATCTCAACGGGACGTTTCTCGCCGCCAGCACACCATGA
- a CDS encoding xanthine dehydrogenase family protein molybdopterin-binding subunit, which translates to MGKFGMGQSIRRIEDHRFVTGTGQYTDDVNRENQAWLAVLRSPYAHAKVGTIDTSAAKAADGVLGVYTNADLDAAGFTGIPADTIPPGPDGKAPDAPHRPILAKDRVRYVGEPVAIVVAETLALARDASELIEVEYNELPVAADMTSALADGAHPLFDSVKGNLLVHWSMGNKDATEAAFAKADKIISIDLVNNRIAPTAIEPRGALAEYDSTTDRYTLTTGSQGSHKLRQWITGKNGKAATGIPAGKLRVICPDVGGGFGMKNFLFNEPLAALFATKAVGRPVKWTGDRTESFLNDTHGRDQLNHADLALTKEGKFLAIRVSSLGNIGAYVSQFGAMIPTMAGCGMLCGCYDLEAAHVDVKVTMTNTTPVDAYRGAGRPEAAYVVERLVDKAARELGIASDELRRRNFIKPESFPYKTPLGMNYDSGEYAKLMELAQKRVDWAGFETRRAEAANRGKLRGLGMSYYIEACGGGPTEYARLSVDQNGKVLVQSGSQNNGQGQETTFSQLAADTLGIEMDDVEIRMGDTDDVPQGMGTGGSRALAAGGSGLVTTIEAMIENGKKVAANLLEAAEVDLEFADGAFTIAGTDRSASLADVAKASFDDSLRPDGVEPGLVTTVEASANGATFPNGCHLCEIEIDRDTGEIEFINYVIEDDIGLILNPMMLEGQILGGAGQGLGQALYEETVYDESGQLVNGSFMDYIMPRADNVPPFDFHYTEVRSPSNRLGVKGAGEAGTIGATPAVANAVIDALAPLGATDIDMPMTPLKIWQAIQRATAKAA; encoded by the coding sequence ATGGGTAAGTTCGGAATGGGTCAATCGATCCGCCGTATTGAAGACCATCGCTTTGTCACAGGCACCGGGCAGTACACGGACGACGTCAACCGAGAGAACCAAGCCTGGCTCGCTGTTCTAAGATCGCCCTATGCCCATGCGAAAGTTGGCACCATCGACACCTCTGCCGCGAAAGCCGCCGACGGCGTGCTGGGTGTTTATACCAACGCTGATCTGGACGCCGCCGGGTTTACAGGCATACCCGCAGACACCATTCCTCCTGGCCCCGACGGCAAAGCCCCTGATGCCCCGCACCGTCCCATCCTGGCCAAAGACCGGGTGCGTTATGTGGGTGAGCCCGTCGCCATTGTAGTGGCCGAGACCTTAGCCCTGGCCCGCGATGCCTCTGAACTGATTGAAGTTGAGTACAACGAATTGCCGGTCGCGGCCGACATGACGTCCGCCCTCGCCGACGGGGCGCACCCCCTGTTCGACAGTGTAAAGGGCAACCTTCTGGTCCATTGGTCCATGGGCAACAAAGACGCCACCGAAGCCGCCTTTGCCAAAGCAGACAAAATCATCTCCATAGATTTGGTCAATAATCGCATTGCGCCAACCGCCATCGAACCCCGTGGCGCGCTGGCCGAATACGACAGCACAACAGACCGTTACACCCTCACCACAGGCTCACAGGGCTCGCATAAGCTGCGTCAGTGGATCACGGGTAAGAACGGCAAAGCGGCCACGGGCATTCCAGCTGGAAAACTGCGCGTCATCTGCCCCGATGTGGGCGGTGGCTTCGGCATGAAAAACTTCCTGTTCAATGAACCCTTAGCTGCGTTGTTTGCCACCAAGGCCGTGGGCCGCCCGGTGAAATGGACCGGCGACCGCACCGAGAGCTTCCTCAACGACACCCATGGCCGCGATCAACTCAACCATGCGGATCTTGCCCTCACCAAAGAGGGTAAGTTCCTTGCCATCCGCGTGTCTTCCTTGGGCAATATCGGCGCGTATGTGTCGCAGTTTGGCGCGATGATCCCGACCATGGCCGGATGCGGCATGCTCTGTGGCTGCTACGACCTGGAAGCCGCTCATGTCGACGTGAAGGTCACCATGACCAACACCACCCCCGTAGATGCCTACCGTGGGGCTGGCCGCCCGGAAGCGGCCTATGTCGTGGAACGTTTGGTCGACAAAGCGGCCCGTGAGTTGGGCATTGCCAGCGATGAACTGCGTCGCCGCAACTTCATCAAACCTGAATCCTTTCCGTACAAGACACCACTGGGCATGAACTATGACTCCGGTGAGTATGCGAAGCTGATGGAACTCGCCCAGAAACGCGTTGATTGGGCCGGCTTTGAAACTCGTCGCGCCGAAGCTGCCAACCGCGGCAAGCTGCGTGGCCTTGGCATGAGCTACTACATCGAAGCCTGTGGCGGGGGCCCAACCGAATACGCCCGCTTGTCCGTCGATCAAAATGGCAAGGTGCTGGTGCAAAGCGGCAGCCAGAACAATGGCCAGGGTCAGGAGACGACGTTCTCTCAGCTAGCGGCTGACACCCTTGGCATCGAAATGGATGACGTCGAAATCCGCATGGGCGACACCGATGATGTGCCCCAAGGCATGGGCACGGGCGGCAGCCGCGCGCTGGCCGCAGGCGGCAGCGGCCTGGTGACCACCATCGAAGCGATGATTGAAAACGGCAAAAAAGTTGCTGCCAATCTTTTGGAAGCGGCTGAGGTGGACCTTGAGTTTGCTGATGGGGCGTTCACCATTGCCGGCACCGACCGCTCTGCGTCTTTGGCTGACGTTGCGAAAGCCTCCTTCGACGACTCACTGCGCCCCGACGGTGTTGAACCCGGGCTGGTGACAACGGTGGAAGCCTCGGCCAACGGCGCAACCTTCCCCAACGGTTGCCATCTGTGCGAAATCGAGATCGACCGTGACACCGGTGAGATCGAATTCATCAATTACGTCATCGAGGACGATATTGGTCTGATCCTCAATCCGATGATGTTAGAAGGTCAAATTCTCGGCGGTGCCGGCCAAGGTCTGGGTCAGGCCCTGTATGAAGAGACCGTCTACGACGAGAGCGGGCAATTGGTGAACGGCTCATTCATGGACTACATCATGCCGCGCGCGGATAACGTGCCACCGTTTGACTTTCATTACACCGAGGTGCGCTCCCCCAGCAATCGACTTGGCGTTAAAGGCGCTGGCGAAGCGGGCACCATCGGTGCAACACCGGCTGTCGCTAATGCGGTCATTGATGCGCTCGCCCCGCTGGGCGCGACCGACATCGACATGCCGATGACGCCGCTCAAAATCTGGCAGGCCATTCAGCGCGCCACCGCGAAGGCGGCTTAA
- a CDS encoding leucyl aminopeptidase, whose product MKVSFSKLVRPASGAVAVGVADGGKLGTTGQIVDRATGGALSAAMKAAKFTGQSGKTVTVYAPPRSKLTQVIAIGLGKVKDMTAQTLEEAGASLFGELSGEPRATIVLDDLKEAAVSSVDMAAAIASGVVLKSYRFDKYRTTMKASSKPKLKSVSLSLTDFSEAREAYKIKEAVNAGVLMTRDLVSEPPNVLTPVTFAARAKDMAGDGLKVKVIGRKEMEKMGMGALLGVAQGSIHEPQMVVFEWNGAGKDDPTVAFVGKGVCFDSGGISLKPGAGMWDMKWDMGGAGVVTGLFKALAGRKAKVNAVGILGLVENMPDAKAQRPGDVVTSADGQTIEVLNTDAEGRLVLADALWYVQENHKPDTIVDLATLTGAIIAALGPHYAGLFSNDEELAAQLTESGDTVKERLWRMPVGPEYDKEINSPIADMKNLGGKYAGATTAAQFLQRFIRKGTSWAHIDIAGVTWAEAPTKLAPKGGTGYGVRLLNQFVADVYER is encoded by the coding sequence ATGAAAGTATCATTCTCAAAACTGGTTCGCCCGGCCTCAGGGGCTGTGGCCGTTGGCGTGGCTGATGGTGGGAAACTCGGCACGACAGGGCAGATTGTGGACCGCGCCACGGGAGGGGCGTTATCGGCAGCGATGAAAGCGGCCAAGTTCACAGGCCAGTCTGGAAAAACTGTGACCGTCTATGCGCCCCCGCGCTCAAAATTGACCCAAGTGATCGCCATTGGTCTCGGCAAGGTAAAAGACATGACAGCGCAAACCCTTGAAGAAGCAGGCGCAAGTCTGTTTGGGGAACTGTCTGGGGAGCCACGGGCGACCATCGTTTTGGATGATTTGAAAGAGGCTGCGGTTTCGAGCGTAGACATGGCTGCTGCGATTGCATCCGGTGTGGTTCTGAAATCCTACCGTTTTGATAAATACCGCACCACAATGAAAGCTTCTTCAAAACCGAAGCTGAAATCTGTGTCCCTGTCGCTGACTGATTTTTCAGAAGCGCGTGAGGCTTACAAAATTAAAGAGGCGGTCAACGCAGGGGTTCTGATGACCCGTGATCTGGTCAGCGAACCCCCCAATGTTTTGACCCCGGTGACCTTCGCCGCCCGCGCCAAAGATATGGCTGGCGATGGCTTGAAGGTCAAAGTGATCGGTCGCAAAGAAATGGAAAAGATGGGCATGGGCGCGCTGCTTGGTGTCGCCCAGGGCTCGATCCATGAGCCACAAATGGTCGTGTTTGAGTGGAACGGCGCGGGCAAGGACGATCCGACCGTGGCCTTTGTCGGCAAAGGAGTGTGCTTTGATTCCGGCGGCATCAGCCTCAAACCCGGCGCGGGCATGTGGGACATGAAATGGGATATGGGCGGCGCCGGCGTGGTCACCGGCTTATTCAAAGCCCTGGCCGGACGCAAAGCCAAAGTGAATGCGGTGGGTATTCTGGGACTGGTTGAAAATATGCCGGATGCCAAGGCGCAGCGCCCTGGAGATGTGGTGACCTCTGCCGATGGTCAAACCATTGAAGTGCTCAATACCGATGCAGAAGGTCGTCTGGTTCTGGCCGATGCCCTTTGGTATGTGCAGGAGAACCACAAGCCGGACACGATCGTCGATCTGGCCACGCTGACGGGCGCGATTATTGCCGCGCTTGGCCCACATTATGCGGGGTTGTTCTCGAATGATGAGGAGTTGGCGGCGCAATTGACCGAGTCCGGTGACACGGTCAAAGAACGCCTGTGGCGGATGCCGGTCGGGCCTGAGTATGACAAGGAGATCAACTCCCCGATTGCGGATATGAAAAACCTCGGCGGCAAGTATGCCGGGGCCACCACGGCGGCACAGTTCCTGCAGCGGTTCATTCGCAAGGGCACGTCGTGGGCGCATATCGATATTGCCGGTGTGACCTGGGCAGAAGCGCCAACCAAGTTGGCCCCGAAAGGCGGAACCGGTTATGGCGTGAGATTGCTCAACCAGTTTGTGGCTGATGTTTACGAACGCTGA
- a CDS encoding DUF1015 family protein has product MPELVRPFAALRPTPAQADAVAAPPYDVLNTEEARVRAKGRPNSFLHISKPEIDLPAGTDVYAQEVYDKGAENLQRLIAEGVLIREDKPCYYAYRLTMGAHSQTGVAMVASAAAYDANDIRKHEYTRPKKEDDRVNQVKTLNAQTGPVLLAYKSSAVVKAVLDAVTSQPPVYDVTADDGVGHAIWVINDDADIAALTDAFNNMPALYIADGHHRSAAGSRVAKLKPETESAQYFLTVAYSDDEMRIFDYNRVIKDLNGHSVDGLLAKIGERFDVTRADAQAKPTKPTQFGMYLDGAWYQLDLHPEYVPENDPVGRLDVSLLHGNLIEPLLGVSDPRTDERIDFVGGIRGMEGLEKRVDSGEMAVAFALFATSMADLMSVADAGEIMPPKSTWFEPKLADGLLSHVLD; this is encoded by the coding sequence ATGCCTGAACTTGTCCGCCCGTTTGCCGCCCTTCGTCCGACTCCTGCGCAGGCCGATGCCGTCGCCGCTCCACCCTATGATGTGCTGAACACCGAAGAAGCGCGGGTGCGAGCAAAAGGCCGCCCCAACAGTTTCCTGCATATTTCAAAGCCCGAGATCGATCTGCCCGCAGGCACGGATGTGTATGCCCAGGAGGTTTACGATAAAGGGGCTGAAAACCTGCAGCGCCTGATCGCCGAGGGGGTGCTGATTCGCGAAGACAAGCCGTGTTATTACGCCTATCGCCTGACCATGGGCGCGCACAGCCAAACCGGTGTGGCCATGGTGGCCTCGGCGGCGGCGTATGATGCAAACGATATCCGCAAGCACGAATACACTCGCCCCAAGAAAGAGGATGATCGCGTCAACCAGGTTAAGACGCTGAACGCCCAAACCGGCCCGGTGTTGCTGGCCTATAAATCGTCTGCGGTGGTGAAGGCGGTGTTGGATGCGGTCACGTCACAGCCGCCGGTTTATGACGTGACGGCGGATGACGGTGTCGGTCATGCCATTTGGGTGATCAACGATGACGCCGACATTGCCGCGCTGACGGACGCCTTTAACAATATGCCCGCCTTGTACATCGCCGATGGGCACCATCGCTCTGCGGCAGGCTCACGGGTCGCCAAGCTGAAGCCGGAGACCGAGAGCGCCCAGTACTTTTTGACCGTTGCGTACTCTGATGATGAAATGCGGATCTTCGACTACAATCGCGTGATCAAAGACCTCAACGGCCATTCGGTGGACGGCCTGCTGGCTAAAATTGGCGAGCGTTTTGATGTCACCCGTGCCGACGCACAAGCCAAGCCCACCAAGCCGACGCAGTTCGGCATGTATCTGGATGGGGCGTGGTACCAGCTTGATCTGCATCCCGAGTATGTGCCGGAGAATGACCCGGTGGGCCGGTTAGATGTCAGCCTGCTGCATGGCAATTTGATCGAGCCGCTGTTGGGCGTGTCCGACCCGCGTACCGATGAGCGGATAGATTTTGTCGGCGGCATTCGTGGTATGGAGGGGCTGGAAAAGCGCGTGGACTCCGGCGAGATGGCGGTGGCGTTTGCGTTGTTCGCCACCAGCATGGCGGACTTGATGTCGGTCGCGGATGCCGGCGAGATCATGCCGCCCAAATCCACATGGTTTGAGCCCAAGCTGGCGGATGGTTTGCTGAGCCATGTCTTAGACTAA